The following nucleotide sequence is from Candidatus Krumholzibacteriia bacterium.
CCGTGCACACGCACGGTGAGTCGCCGCGGCGTGGCGAAGGTGGCCGTGCGGTCGCGTTCGAAGTCGAGACCGTGATCGGTCAGGAAGGACTCGAGACGACGACGCAGTTCGTCCAGAGCGGGGCCGACGTATCCCGCGGGCAGCTCCTCGCTGCCGATCTCGAGCAGCAGATCAGCCCTGGCCATGTCCCGCCCCCTCCGTCGCCTCGCGCAGGAGCGGGAATCCCATCTCCTCGCGCTTCTGGTGATAGGCCCTGGCCGCCATGCGTGCGAGTCGACGCACGCGGCCGATGTATCCGGTGCGCTCGGTCACGCTGATCGCCCCGCGCGCCTCGAGCACGTTGAAGAGATGGCTGCACTTGCAGACGGCGTCGTAGCCCGGGAAGACCAGGCCGTCGCGCAGGAGCGACTCGGCCTCGCGCTCGCGTTCCTCGAACCAGCGGAAGTACAGGTCGGTGTCGGCGGCCTTGAAGTTGAACTCGCTGAACTCGCGCTCGAACTGACCGTTGACCTCGCCCCAGGTGTAGCCACCGCCCCAGTCCAGGTCCATGACGTGGTCGCAGCGCTGGAGGAACATGGCCAGCCGCAGCAGTCCGTAGGTCAGCTCGCAGCTCACGACCTCGAGCTCCAGACCCCCGGCCTGCTGGAAGTAGGTGAACTGCGTCACCTCCATGCCGTCGAGCCACACCTCCCAGCCCAGACCCGCGGCCCCGAGCGTGGGCGATTCCCAGTCGTCCTCGACGAAGCGGATGTCGTGGTCGGCCGGATCGAAACCGATCGCGCGCAGCGACTCCAGGTAGAGGTCCTGAACCCTCTCGGGGGCCGGCTTCAGCAGGACCTGGTACTGCAGGAACTGGTGCACCCGGTTGGGGTTCTCGCCGTAGCGGCCGTCCTTGGGACGCTTGCTCGGCTCCACGTACGCGACCTTCCAGGGCTCGGGACCGAGACAGCGCAGGAAGGTGTTCGGATTGAAGGTCCCCGCCCCGACCTCGGAGTTGTAGGGCTGGGTGACCACGCAGCCATGGTCCATCCAGAATCCCTGGAGGCGATGGATCATCTCCTGGTAGTTCATGGTCGCTCGCTCGCCGCCGCGCGCTCCGGGGTCATCCAGTAGAGGGATGTCGGGAGGCGGTAGTGGGACAGGTGGAAGGTCATGTGTTCGTGCAGGAGCCGACCGACGTCGCGCTTCTGCGTGGCGTCGAGTTCCGGCACCGTACCGGGTTCGTCGAAGTCCGCCGCGACCACCGCGCGCAGACCGTCCAGGGCTGCCGCCTCGATCCACCGACCGCCACTCGCCGCGCAACCGGCACAGACGATCGCGCCCTCGGCCACGCGGAACTGGGCGCGGTCGACGTCGCGGAGATCGACACCGCAGTCGGCGCACTCGTGGGGATCCAGACCGAGGCCCGCGGCCGCGAGCCACTGCACCTCGAAGGCGAAGAACAGCGCGGGCATCCGGACGTCGCCGCTCGCGTGCCACGCCTCGAGGAATCCGTTCACCAGCGTGTCGAACTCCTCGACGGTCTCACGCTCGGGGAGCAGACGGTCGGTGAGTTCCAGCGCGGCGAACAGGTGGGAGAGCTTAGAGAGCGTCCCGCCCCCCGTCAAGGCGGCCCGGCGCAGTCCCGCCTCCTTCAGGGTCCACAGCTCGCGGTCGTGGTGCGGATAGAAGACCAGATCGAGTTCGTTGCCCGGTTCGAGCAGGGGACCGAGGCGCGAACCGATCTTCCGGCTGCCCTTGGCCACCAGCTTGACGCGCCCGTATCCGGTGCTGAGCACACTGACGATCCGGCTGGTGTCACCGAGCGAGATGTTGCGCAGCACCACGCCGCGATCGCGGGTCGGCCCGGCCATGGATGCCTCTCCCCTATCCGCCCTGCAGCAGCGAGTGCGCGATCCACAGGTAGGCCATCAGACCGAGCACGTCGTTCGTCGTGGTGATGAAGGGCCCGGTGGCGAGCGTGGGGTCGACGTCGATCCGCGCGCACAACAGCGGCACCAGGCTGCCCACCATGGCCGACATGACCACGACCGTCATCAACGACACCCCGATGATCACACCCACCGTGGGATCCTGCTTCCACAGCGTCAGGACGCCCACCATCAGCCCGCCCAGGACCGCACCGAGCAGAAGACTCACTCCCAGCTCGCGTGCGAGGTGACGTCCGGCACGGATACGGTCGAACTCGTGGGTGACCAGTGCGCGGATCATGATGCTGCTCGTCTGGATCCCGGTGTTCCCACCGGTGGCCATGACCATGGGAATGAAGAAGGTGAGGATCACACGAGCGCGCAGGCTCTCCTCGAAACCGCTCATGATCAGCGCGGCGAAGAGCTGGCCCACGAGTCCGAGCATGAGCCAGGGCAGGCGCGCACGGCTGATCCGCCACACGGAGGTCTCGCCGAATTCCTCGGCGCTCGACCCCGCCAGACGGGCGACGTCCTCGGTGGCCTCCTCGGTGAGGACGTCCATGGCGTCGTCCACGGTCACGCGCCCCACCAGGCGGTGGCCGGCGTCGACGATCGGCAGCGACAACAGGTCGTGCCACAGGAAGAGGTTGGCCACCTCCTCCTGGTCGTCGCTCACGTGTGCGACCAGGGGGTCGGGCTCCATGACCTCGTGCAGGGGCTTCTCGGTCGGACTGAGCATCAACTTCAACAGCCCCACCTGCCCGACCAACCGGCCCGCCTCGTCCACCACGAAGCAGAAGTGCATGGACGCGAGTTCCTCGTCGGGAAGTTTGCGCACGAGGTGCTGCACCGTGCCGACGGACTGGTCGCGACGGGCGGCCAGGTACTCCTTGGCCATGACGCCGCCGGCGGTGTCCTCGGGATAGCGGAGCAGCTCCTGCAACTCGACTGCATCCTGGTGATCGACCTCGCGCAGGAGTTGGATCAACCGGTCCTGGTCGTCGGTGTCCATGTACCCCACGAGATCGGCCGCGTCGTCCGACGGCAGGGTGTCGAGCATGCCGACGATCTCGTCGTCCTGCAGGATCTCGAGCACCTCGACCAGGCTGCGATCGTCGATCTCGGCCAGGACCTCGGCCGCGCGTTCGGCCGGCATGGCGCGCACCAGGGCGATGCGCTCGTCGCCTTCGAGCGAGCGGAAGAGGTCGGCGACGTCGCTCGGAGTCACCTCTTCGAGGCGCTCGACCGCCTTGCGGGGGTCGTCGCGCTCGAGATCCGATCGTACGGCCTCGTACAGAACGATGAGATCGTCGGTCAACGCGGTCCCCCGTCGGAAGGGCGCCGGGTAGGAGCGGTCCCGCCGTCCGGGGCCGTGCGGATCACACGCGGCGCAGGCGCGTGAGCGCTTCGTCGATCGAGTCGCGTCCCGCCGTCGAGACCACCGAGCCGCCCGATACGATCAGCTTCAGTCCCTCTTCCACCGTCATCGGCAGCGGGACCAGGTCGGCGCGCGGCACCAGCAGGAAGTACCCACTGGTCGGGTTCGGGCTCGTCGGAAGGAACACGTGATAGTAGTCGTTCTGCAGCTCCGCGTCCTCGGCCGGCTCGAGCGTGACGAAGCCGATCGAGTAGGTGCCCCGGCGCGGGTACTCGAAGAGCACCACGCGGCGGAAGGCACGCCCCTTGTCGCTGAAGACGACGCCGGCGATCTCCTTGCTGGCCCCGTAGACCCCCTTGATCCAGGGGATCCGGTTGATCAGCCGGTCGAGATTGCCGAAGAAGGTCCGGCCGAGCAGGTTGTTGGCGAAGAAGCCCACCAGCACGACCACGATGATCGAGGCCACGACCCCGATCCCGGTGATTCCCTCCTCCGGCAGATTGCGCGCGATGGCCGGGATCTGCAAGAGCAGGGGACGGGCGAAATCGTCGATGGAGCGGAACAACCAGTAGAAGACCCACCCCGTCACCCCGAGGGGAGCCAGGACGAGCAGTCCGGTGAGGAAGGCCCGCCGGAAGGTCGGCATCTCGAACTTCATTCCCGCGTCTCCGCCGTCGTCATCGTATCGCCGTTGGCCGGCGACAGGGGTCGGGGCGACCGCAGCGTGACCTGGCGGATCCGCTGGCGCTCGACCCGATCGATGGTGAAGCGCAGCTCGCCGTGCTCGACCATGTCACCCCGCACCGGGACCCTGCCGCACAACTGGTACAACAGACCTCCGAGCGTGTCGCTCTCGTCGGCCGGCAGATCGAGTCCGAGCAGTGCGTTCAGGTCGTCGATGTCCACACGCGGATCGATCACGACCACGCGCGGGTCGACCATGCGCACCAGCTCCCCCTCCTGGTCGAACTCGTCGCGGATCTCACCCACGATCTCCTCGAGGATGTCCTCGAGCGTGACGATGCCGGCCGTCCCACCGTACTCGTCCACCACCACCGCGAGGTGGATCCTCCCTTCACGGAACTCGACCAGGGCCTCGTCGATCGGCTTGCTCTCGGGAAGGAAGTGCACAGGACGCAGGAGTTCGCGCAGCGTGGCCTGTTCTCCGCGGACCGATGCCGCCAGGAGGTCCTTGGTGTGCAGAACGCCCAGGATGCGGTCGGGGTTCTCCTCGTAGACGGGCAGCCGCGTGAAGCTGGCACCGGCCGCGAAGCGCAGTGCCTCCTCGAAGCTGGTCCGGACGTCGAGCGAGACCATGTCGATCCGGGGGACCATGATCTCGCGGATCTCGGTCTCGGACAGTTCGAAGACCGAGCGCGCCCATGCCACCTCGTCGCGTTCCATGTGGGCCGACGCCTCTTCGTCGGCCAGGAGACCCCGGATCTCCGAGCCGCTCAGGGGCGGCGAGAAGTCCAGGGTCCAGATCGCCGGCACCACGCGATCCATGACCGACTCGAGCGCGAGCGTGAGCGGTCGCAGGACCAGGTACAGCGGCCAGACGAAGGCTCGCACACCGATCAGGTAACCGAGCGGCCGGGCCAGGGCCAGGGCCTTGAGGGCCACCGATCCCAGGAAGAGCAGGGTGAAATAGGCGAACCAAGCCAGGATCCAGGTCCACGTCGCCGGCGTGGTGTCGGGGGCCCGGACCAGGGCCGGGACCTCGGCGGCGGCGAAGGACGCAGCGGCGAGGTAGGCCACGGTGAGCGACAGCAGCACCGACCGTGCGCGGTCCAGTAGACCTTCCGCGGGCAGAGGTGCCTCGTCGCCTCCGATCAGCCCGCTGCGTTTCATGCGCTGGACCGTGGTGAGCGCGGTGATCGCACCGGCGATCACCAACGCGATCAGCAGGGCGCCCGCGAGGCGCAGGGAGATCCCCAGGAGCAGGGAACTCGAAGGGTCGCCTTCGTTCACGACCGCGCACCTCCCGTCTCCTCCGACGGCCGGTTCCCGGCGAGGGCGAAGCCGGCGGTCTCCATGAGTTCGCGTTCCGCGGCTCGCATGCTCGCACCTCCGGCTTCGTCGTGGTGGTCGTGGCCGAGCACGTGGAGCACTCCGTGGGCGAGCATGAAGGCGATCTCGGCGTCCAGGTCACCGGTGTGTCGCGCACCACGGCCCACGACCGTCTCGACGCTCACCAGCACTTGACCGGCGAGGGGCGGCTCGCCGTCGGGAACGGGCTCCTCGAGGTAGTCCTCGATCGGGATCTCACCGCGGCGCAGCTCCTCGGCACGTTCCTCGTGCCCCTCGTCGAGATAGGAGAACGACAGGACATCGGTCGCCCGGTCGAGACCGCGGTACTCGCGATTGTGTTCGCGTAGCGTGTCGTCGTCGGTCAGTACCACCTGCAGAACGACCGACGACGAGGCGACCGACGACAGCAAGGACTCCACGCGTGCAACCCACTCAGGGGTTGGACGCCACGGGAGCTGCACCTCGTCGAGAACGAGATCGAGCTTCACGGCTCTCCTGTTCCTTCTTCTCTTCGTGTTCGCGCTGCCCCGGATAGGCCACGCGCTGGTGATGGATGCCGACGAGGATGGGGATGAACGCATTGCGCACGCCGGCCAGCTCACTCACGGTCAGCCCGCACTCGTCGAGCTCGCCCTCGGCCAGCTTCTGGTCGAAGATCTTGCGCACCATCTCGCGCACGCGGCTCGCCGTCGGCCGGCGCAGCGACCGGACCGAGGCCTCGCACCCGTCGGCCAGCATGAGGATCGCCGTCTCGCGCGTCTGCGGCTTCGGTCCCGGGTACCGGAAGTCGTCGACCTTGATCGCGCCACCGTCCTCGCGCTCGAGCGCCTTCTTGTAGAAGAACTGCATGACGCTGGTCCCGTGGTGCTCGGGAATGAAGGCCAGCACCGACGGCGGCAGACCCCACTGACGACCGAGTTCGATCCCTTCCTTCACGTGGCTGGCGATCACCAGCGCGCTCATCTGCGGCGTGAGTTCGTCGTGGAGGTTCTCCGGCCCCTGGTTCTCGGCGAAGTACCGCGGCTTGAGCATCTTCCCGATGTCGTGGAAGTTCGCCCCCACCCGCGTCAAGAGACTGTTGGCCCCGATGGCGCGTGCCCCTGCCTCGGCCAGCGTCCCCACCACCTGGCTGTGGTGGAAGGTCCCGGGCGACTCCAGGGACATGCGGCGCAACAGCGGATGATTCAGGTCGCTCAGCTCGAGCAGCGTGAGCTCGGTGGTGACACCGAACGAGGCCTCGAGCAGGGGGAGCAGGAAGAGCGTGAGCGCAGTGCAGACCGCCGCCGAGGCCACGGCCAGACCCGCGTTCTGCAGCACGGTGGTCGCCGTGGCCGCCCCACTGAACTCGACGGCCGCCACCACCACGATCGCGGTCGCGGCCACGGCTCCGAGAGCCCGGTAGAACTGGTTGCGGTTGCGCACACGCCGCAGCATTCGCACCGACACCACGCCGATCGCCGCCCAGGCCAGCATCATGGGGCCGGCGTGCTCGGGCACGATCGCCAGCATGAGCACACCCGCGGCGATCACCCGGTACGCCGTCGCCTCTCCGAAGACGATCACCGAGAGCATGGCCAGCAGGGCGACCGGCACGATCACCGGCCCACCCCACTCCGGTCTCGCGAGCGTGAGCGCACTCAACGCCAGGAACATGGCCCACAGCACGTGCAGCAGCAGGTAACGATTGGTCTGCCCGACCAGCATCGGATCGGCCTGTCGCACCAGCCGCACCGCACCGAACAGGACCAACAGCAGCAGTAGCGCACGTCCGCCGCGGATCTTCTGGTCGAGTGTACGGTCCTGGCGGCGTTGCTCGTCGAAGCGCTCCTGCTCCATGGCCTCGATCACGTCGAGATGCTCGCGCTCGATCCGCATGCCCCGGTCGACGATGCGCTCGTTGCGCGCGAAGGTCCGCTCGACGGGCACGGCGTCCTGCGCCGCGATCCGCATCCGTTGCGTGCGTGCTTCGTCGAAGTCGAGGTTCGGCAGGAGGAAGTAGGTCCCCAGATCGACGGCGGCCTCGAGTTCGGAGCGGTCGGGGAGTTCGTCCCGCAGGGCCTCGAGCAGTTCGTCCTCGAAACGGTAACCCAGGAAGAGTCTCCGGGCGGGAACGAGGACTTCTTCCTCGGAGCCCGGCTCGGCGATGCGGACGAACTCGTAGGTCCCCCGCGGGAAGACGTCGACCACCCCCGCGTCGAGCTGGGAGGCCAGCACGGTGTCGAGGGCCGCGCGCACGCGGTCCAGACGCTCGGCGTCGAGGACGACCCGCAAGGTGGTCGCCCGCAGCCCGGGGTGCAGCTGCTGGAGTTCGGCCACCCGCTCGCCCCTGGGGACCGAGTCGACCGCGGCCAGCGAGGCCGCTCGATCGAAGAAGTTCCGCAGACTCAGTTCGGTCCGGCGACGCGCGTCGGGGTCCCGGCGGTACACCGGCTCGACCTTCTGTTCGGCCTCGCGCCGCAGGCGCTCCAGCTCCGCCGCCGATCTCGGCGCGCTGAACTCGAAGGGAGCCCGGATGTCCTGCTCGGCGATCTCGCCCACGTCGATCCGTACCCGTTCCACCACGTGGTGTGGGGGGAACAGGGCCTGGTGCAGGAGCACCATGCCCAGCGCCGGTAGCACCAGCACGAGGCGCCGACGCCAGAGCGCGGCCCGGGTCTTCGGCCGTCGGGCCGGATCGAGGGTCACCGTCGGGTCACGGCGTGGAGCTCGGAATCGCGCGAAGCGCATCAGTCCTCCGCGGAGCCGGCACGCTCGTCCTCGACGGCCGCCTCCGGGATCTCGCCCGCGTCGAGGTCGCCGACCGGAGCGTCGAAGGCCTCCACGATGGCTCGTACCAGACGATGACGCACGACGTCCCGATCGGCCAGGTGCACGAACGCGATACCACCGACCCCCCGCAGGATCGACTGCACGCGGATCAGGCCGCTGGCCGAGGTCTCGGGCAGGTCGATCTGGGTCACGTCGCCGGTCACGACCGCCTGCGTACCCTCGCCGATGCGCGTCAGGAACATCTTCATCTGCGTGAGCGTCGTGTTCTGTCCCTCGTCGAGGATGACGAAGGAGCGGTTCAGGGTGCGCCCGCGCATGTAGGCCAGCGGAGCCACCTCGATCGTGCCGTTCGCCACCAGCCGGGCCACCCGCGACGAGCCCAGACAGTCGGTGAGCGCGTCGTAGAGCGGCCTCAGGTACGGGTCGATCTTCTCCTGCAGATCCCCGGGCAGGAAGCCCAGCTGCTCGCCCGCCTCCACCGCGGGCCGCACGAGGACGATGCGGTCGACCTCGTGGCGCAGCAGGGCCCGTACGGCCGACGCAACGGCCAGGTAGGTCTTGCCGGTCCCCGCGGGCCCGATCGAGAAGACGACGTCGTGGTCCTGGATCGCCTGCAGGTACCGAGCCTGCCCGGGCGTCCGGGCGTGCACCTGTTCGCGCGCTCCACCCGTCAGCTCGACCCGGGTGCGGTCGTCGTCCTCGGGGGCCACCGCTTCGTCGGCCACGAATCGCTCGATGGCCGCCGGGTCCAACGGCCGGCCCTGGCGCGCCCACGCCACCATCCGGCGCAGAGCGTTGCCGATCCGCTCCACGTCGGCCTCGTCGCCGCGGAGCACGAGCTCGTCGCCGCGGAGCACCAGCTGCCCGGGGAATGCGTCCTCGAGCCGACGCAGATGGCTGTCCTGGGGACCCAGGAACGAGAGGAGGTCGATCCCCGCGAGGGAGATACTGGTCTGGTGTTCACTCATCGAAGGTCGGAGTCAGCCTCCCGGGCGGCCCGCTCGGAGCCTGCGGGATCGTCAACGATCCCAAGGGGTTGCGCGACCTGGAGCCCCCGCGAATGTATCCCTGCCACCGCGGGGCGGCAAGCGTCCCGCCGAGAGTGCTCCCCACGGACGGAGAACGCAAGACCCCCGCCGGGGTTCCGGCGGGGGCTCGCGTGGGTCCGGTGTCGATCGCCACCGCTCAGTCGCGAGGGATCGAGAGCTCCCAGTCGGGCCAGATCATGTCGGGGTCGTCGATCTGGTCGCGGTTGGCCTCGTAGATCCGCGGCCACTCCAGACCGTTCCCGTAGACTTCCCAGTAACTGGCGATGCGGCTCAGGTACTCGTCCTGCGCGACGGTCCAGTTGCTCGGCCAGTCACGGGGGACGACCAGCTCCCAACCCGGGTAGATCAGGTTCGGGTCGTC
It contains:
- a CDS encoding glycine--tRNA ligase subunit alpha, translating into MNYQEMIHRLQGFWMDHGCVVTQPYNSEVGAGTFNPNTFLRCLGPEPWKVAYVEPSKRPKDGRYGENPNRVHQFLQYQVLLKPAPERVQDLYLESLRAIGFDPADHDIRFVEDDWESPTLGAAGLGWEVWLDGMEVTQFTYFQQAGGLELEVVSCELTYGLLRLAMFLQRCDHVMDLDWGGGYTWGEVNGQFEREFSEFNFKAADTDLYFRWFEEREREAESLLRDGLVFPGYDAVCKCSHLFNVLEARGAISVTERTGYIGRVRRLARMAARAYHQKREEMGFPLLREATEGAGHGQG
- the recO gene encoding DNA repair protein RecO, which codes for MAGPTRDRGVVLRNISLGDTSRIVSVLSTGYGRVKLVAKGSRKIGSRLGPLLEPGNELDLVFYPHHDRELWTLKEAGLRRAALTGGGTLSKLSHLFAALELTDRLLPERETVEEFDTLVNGFLEAWHASGDVRMPALFFAFEVQWLAAAGLGLDPHECADCGVDLRDVDRAQFRVAEGAIVCAGCAASGGRWIEAAALDGLRAVVAADFDEPGTVPELDATQKRDVGRLLHEHMTFHLSHYRLPTSLYWMTPERAAASERP
- the mgtE gene encoding magnesium transporter, which codes for MTDDLIVLYEAVRSDLERDDPRKAVERLEEVTPSDVADLFRSLEGDERIALVRAMPAERAAEVLAEIDDRSLVEVLEILQDDEIVGMLDTLPSDDAADLVGYMDTDDQDRLIQLLREVDHQDAVELQELLRYPEDTAGGVMAKEYLAARRDQSVGTVQHLVRKLPDEELASMHFCFVVDEAGRLVGQVGLLKLMLSPTEKPLHEVMEPDPLVAHVSDDQEEVANLFLWHDLLSLPIVDAGHRLVGRVTVDDAMDVLTEEATEDVARLAGSSAEEFGETSVWRISRARLPWLMLGLVGQLFAALIMSGFEESLRARVILTFFIPMVMATGGNTGIQTSSIMIRALVTHEFDRIRAGRHLARELGVSLLLGAVLGGLMVGVLTLWKQDPTVGVIIGVSLMTVVVMSAMVGSLVPLLCARIDVDPTLATGPFITTTNDVLGLMAYLWIAHSLLQGG
- a CDS encoding DUF502 domain-containing protein; its protein translation is MKFEMPTFRRAFLTGLLVLAPLGVTGWVFYWLFRSIDDFARPLLLQIPAIARNLPEEGITGIGVVASIIVVVLVGFFANNLLGRTFFGNLDRLINRIPWIKGVYGASKEIAGVVFSDKGRAFRRVVLFEYPRRGTYSIGFVTLEPAEDAELQNDYYHVFLPTSPNPTSGYFLLVPRADLVPLPMTVEEGLKLIVSGGSVVSTAGRDSIDEALTRLRRV
- a CDS encoding hemolysin family protein is translated as MNEGDPSSSLLLGISLRLAGALLIALVIAGAITALTTVQRMKRSGLIGGDEAPLPAEGLLDRARSVLLSLTVAYLAAASFAAAEVPALVRAPDTTPATWTWILAWFAYFTLLFLGSVALKALALARPLGYLIGVRAFVWPLYLVLRPLTLALESVMDRVVPAIWTLDFSPPLSGSEIRGLLADEEASAHMERDEVAWARSVFELSETEIREIMVPRIDMVSLDVRTSFEEALRFAAGASFTRLPVYEENPDRILGVLHTKDLLAASVRGEQATLRELLRPVHFLPESKPIDEALVEFREGRIHLAVVVDEYGGTAGIVTLEDILEEIVGEIRDEFDQEGELVRMVDPRVVVIDPRVDIDDLNALLGLDLPADESDTLGGLLYQLCGRVPVRGDMVEHGELRFTIDRVERQRIRQVTLRSPRPLSPANGDTMTTAETRE
- the ybeY gene encoding rRNA maturation RNase YbeY; amino-acid sequence: MKLDLVLDEVQLPWRPTPEWVARVESLLSSVASSSVVLQVVLTDDDTLREHNREYRGLDRATDVLSFSYLDEGHEERAEELRRGEIPIEDYLEEPVPDGEPPLAGQVLVSVETVVGRGARHTGDLDAEIAFMLAHGVLHVLGHDHHDEAGGASMRAAERELMETAGFALAGNRPSEETGGARS
- a CDS encoding HDIG domain-containing protein — its product is MRFARFRAPRRDPTVTLDPARRPKTRAALWRRRLVLVLPALGMVLLHQALFPPHHVVERVRIDVGEIAEQDIRAPFEFSAPRSAAELERLRREAEQKVEPVYRRDPDARRRTELSLRNFFDRAASLAAVDSVPRGERVAELQQLHPGLRATTLRVVLDAERLDRVRAALDTVLASQLDAGVVDVFPRGTYEFVRIAEPGSEEEVLVPARRLFLGYRFEDELLEALRDELPDRSELEAAVDLGTYFLLPNLDFDEARTQRMRIAAQDAVPVERTFARNERIVDRGMRIEREHLDVIEAMEQERFDEQRRQDRTLDQKIRGGRALLLLLVLFGAVRLVRQADPMLVGQTNRYLLLHVLWAMFLALSALTLARPEWGGPVIVPVALLAMLSVIVFGEATAYRVIAAGVLMLAIVPEHAGPMMLAWAAIGVVSVRMLRRVRNRNQFYRALGAVAATAIVVVAAVEFSGAATATTVLQNAGLAVASAAVCTALTLFLLPLLEASFGVTTELTLLELSDLNHPLLRRMSLESPGTFHHSQVVGTLAEAGARAIGANSLLTRVGANFHDIGKMLKPRYFAENQGPENLHDELTPQMSALVIASHVKEGIELGRQWGLPPSVLAFIPEHHGTSVMQFFYKKALEREDGGAIKVDDFRYPGPKPQTRETAILMLADGCEASVRSLRRPTASRVREMVRKIFDQKLAEGELDECGLTVSELAGVRNAFIPILVGIHHQRVAYPGQREHEEKKEQESREARSRSRRGAAPVASNP
- a CDS encoding PhoH family protein — encoded protein: MSEHQTSISLAGIDLLSFLGPQDSHLRRLEDAFPGQLVLRGDELVLRGDEADVERIGNALRRMVAWARQGRPLDPAAIERFVADEAVAPEDDDRTRVELTGGAREQVHARTPGQARYLQAIQDHDVVFSIGPAGTGKTYLAVASAVRALLRHEVDRIVLVRPAVEAGEQLGFLPGDLQEKIDPYLRPLYDALTDCLGSSRVARLVANGTIEVAPLAYMRGRTLNRSFVILDEGQNTTLTQMKMFLTRIGEGTQAVVTGDVTQIDLPETSASGLIRVQSILRGVGGIAFVHLADRDVVRHRLVRAIVEAFDAPVGDLDAGEIPEAAVEDERAGSAED